AGGTACGAAGAATTGATAAACTTTAAGTGGCTGTTTGCGGTGATCATCTTATTGATTAGCTTGGAGTGGTTTTTCAGAAAGAGAAACGGAGAAATTTAACTCGCACAGGAAATGGAAATCAGCACCATGGAAACCATTGAAACATTAGGGACGGTCGCATTTTCGATCTCCGGTTCATTTGCGGCAATGCAAAGGAGGCTGGATCCGTTTGGTGTACTGATCATTGCATTTGTGACTTCTATCGGGGGTGGTACCGTCAGGGATTTACTTCTTGGAGATACCCCGGTTGCCTGGATGAGAGATGTGAATTACTGTTTACTCATCTTGCTCACTTCTCTGGCGACGATCTTCTTTAAAACCCATATCAAAAAGTTTAAAGTAACCTTGTTTTTGTTTGACTCTGCAGGGTTAGGCTTGTTTACCATGCTGGGAATTCAGAAGGGAATTATGTTTGGACTAAGTCCGGGCATCTGTGTGGCGCTGGGAACCATTACAGGGTGTTTCGGTGGGGTAATCAGAGATACGTTCTTAAACACGATCCCTTTGATCTTTAGAAAGGAAATCTATGCGACTGCCTGTATCCTTGGAGGAGTACTCTATTTTACGCTCAAGTATTTCAATATGAAAGAAGATGTGGCCAACATCTCGGTCATCGCCTTTATATTTGTGTTCAGGATTGTGGTGGTGAGGTATAAGCTGACCTTGCCTAAATTCGGATATTAATCTTTCGGGGCTTCTTTTACGATAACAAAGACATCTTCATTGTCTTTTTTCATAAAATATTTTTCACGTGCAAACTTCTCGGCAGTATTCAGATTGGTATTCAGCTCATTCAGGTCTTTTTTGACAATAGCTGTTTCTCTTTCATAAAAATCCTTTTCCTCCTGAAGTTTGTTTACCTCAGAACGGAACTCGTATTGAGAGAGCATATCATTCTTGTCAAAAAACAGCATCCATACAATGAATGCAGCTACAGACAGAAAGTATTTATTGCGTATCAATTCCAGCAAACGTTCCATAGTACAAAGATATAAATAAACCCTGATAAGCTAATCTAAGAAATAGCCTTGATAATCAGTGTATAAAAAACATCCGAAGGTTCTAAATCTCCGGATGTTTTCCAATGTCGTAT
This region of Pedobacter steynii genomic DNA includes:
- a CDS encoding trimeric intracellular cation channel family protein, which produces MEISTMETIETLGTVAFSISGSFAAMQRRLDPFGVLIIAFVTSIGGGTVRDLLLGDTPVAWMRDVNYCLLILLTSLATIFFKTHIKKFKVTLFLFDSAGLGLFTMLGIQKGIMFGLSPGICVALGTITGCFGGVIRDTFLNTIPLIFRKEIYATACILGGVLYFTLKYFNMKEDVANISVIAFIFVFRIVVVRYKLTLPKFGY
- a CDS encoding FtsB family cell division protein — its product is MERLLELIRNKYFLSVAAFIVWMLFFDKNDMLSQYEFRSEVNKLQEEKDFYERETAIVKKDLNELNTNLNTAEKFAREKYFMKKDNEDVFVIVKEAPKD